From a region of the Sphaerodactylus townsendi isolate TG3544 linkage group LG16, MPM_Stown_v2.3, whole genome shotgun sequence genome:
- the NUFIP2 gene encoding nuclear fragile X mental retardation-interacting protein 2, producing the protein MEEQPGPPAPPPPPQQQQQQQQPQQPPPPPPHHHHHHHQHHQHHHHHHPPPAHHQSFYYYNHHHHQHYSADGSPGKAPPHKPALKHEPRTPAAAAAASAGGSLQQHDVPAKKAGHGEFNGNVGEREASVKSLNSMETASLISRVPNGSQQPGDTSLTLRQTVKGGTFGKAGLKSKHFIPKGGIDRRNEKCYENKQRENQPPEKPEVVSVPNGVITNSCSYITNGYVSKGLENDGSGSESGYTTPKKRKGRQNSARGCENLNLVQEKMPHEPAVTPSALKQESEGFKPDCIEMKGSRVDGMKLAWKCETGAMGVGRGKLSVGDIQRKNPEAKVGVPSKKFEERPKGKTASASKEDSWTLFKPPPVFPVDNSSAKIVPKISYASKVKENLNKAAQAPSLSSSSSSSSSSSSSSSSLCSSSAAEAQPSSRLSQVPMSAMKSVTSASFSNGPLLAGADRSVCSTGSQSLQLAPAAGAILLASSELVPQDAGMSSATEPKKSSLFIYPSNMQAVFLNATPAEPLFQANQQSLGDIFQNQWGLSFINEPNAGPETAARKLVDSKSEEVTSQGECPTALASQVVDSAPPGPDPPVFPKAYELDKRTSPQLLSGIVKLGTAGEGGGGLLESHQSSGLHPAELSSPGAFIFLSKDYHVENQLASPTNGLLASTKEQRYQRGLERKESWGDFDLRAAVLYHTQEMESLCNLQKQDPKRIITYGEAMDHPDQ; encoded by the exons ATGGAGGAGCAGCCCGGCCcgccagcgccgccgccgccgccccagcagcagcagcagcagcagcagccccagcagcctccgccgccgccgccccaccaccaccaccaccaccatcaacaccatcaacaccaccaccatcaccacccgcCGCCGGCGCATCACCAGTCCTTCTACTactacaaccaccaccaccaccaacactaCTCGGCCGACGGCAGCCCCGGCAAGGCCCCGCCGCACAAGCCAGCCCTGAAGCACGAGCCCAggacccccgccgccgccgccgccgccagcgcAGGAGGGAGCCTCCAGCAGCACGACGTGCCCGCCAAGAAAGCAG GCCATGGCGAGTTCAATGGGAATGTCGGGGAAAGAGAAGCGTCTGTAAAGAGTCTGAACTCCATGGAAACAGCCAGCCTTATTTCCAGGGTTCCCAACGGCAGCCAGCAGCCCGGAGATACTAGCCTCACGCTCAGACAGACTGTGAAGGGTGGCACCTTTGGAAAAGCCGGACTCAAATCCAAACATTTCATTCCCAAAGGAGGCATAGACAGAAGGAACGAGAAATGCTATGAAAACAAACAGAGAGAGAACCAGCCCCCTGAAAAGCCGGAGGTTGTCTCTGTTCCCAATGGGGTCATCACAAACAGCTGTAGCTACATCACCAATGGTTACGTCAGCAAAGGCTTGGAGAATGACGGGAGCGGATCCGAGAGCGGCTACACCACTCCCAAGAAGCGGAAAGGGAGGCAAAACAGTGCCAGGGGCTGCGAGAACCTGAATTTGGTGCAGGAGAAAATGCCCCACGAGCCCGCGGTGACCCCCTCAGCCTTAAAGCAGGAGTCAGAAGGTTTCAAACCTGACTGCATTGAAATGAAGGGGAGCAGAGTGGACGGCATGAAACTTGCCTGGAAGTGTGAGACGGGGGCCATGGGGGTCGGCCGCGGGAAGCTGAGTGTCGGGGATATACAGCGGAAAAACCCAGAGGCCAAGGTGGGGGTCCCTAGCAAAAAGTTTGAGGAGCGGCCCAAAGGGAAAACTGCGTCTGCTTCCAAAGAGGATTCTTGGACCCTCTTTAAACCACCACCGGTTTTCCCAGTGGACAACAGCAGTGCGAAAATTGTTCCTAAAATCAGTTATGCAAGCAAAGTAAAAGAGAACCTCAACAAGGCTGCACAAGCCCCGTCTttgtcgtcatcgtcgtcgtcttCATCGTCATCgtcgtcctcctcttcctctttgtgTTCGTCATCTGCTGCTGAAGCCCAGCCCTCTAGCCGTCTTTCTCAAGTCCCCATGTCCGCTATGAAATCCGTTACTTCTGCTAGCTTTTCAAATGGTCCGCTTTTAGCAGGGGCGGACCGCAGTGTGTGTTCTACAGGGAGCCAGTCGCTGCAGCTTGCGCCTGCTGCCGGcgccatcttgctggcctcttcCGAGTTAGTGCCCCAGGATGCGGGTATGTCCTCGGCTACGGAGCCGAAGAAGTCGAGTCTTTTTATCTACCCTTCAAATATGCAAGCCGTTTTCCTCAACGCCACGCCGGCTGAACCGTTGTTCCAGGCAAACCAACAGAGCCTTGGTGACATCTTCCAGAACCAGTGGGGTTTATCATTTATAAATGAGCCCAACGCGGGTCCTGAGACTGCGGCTAGGAAATTGGTGGACAGTAAATCTGAGGAGGTGACATCTCAAGGGGAATGCCCTACTGCTTTGGCTTCGCAGGTGGTTGACTCTGCTCCCCCGGGACCCGATCCGCCTGTGTTCCCCAAGGCTTACGAGCTGGACAAACGGACTAGTCCGCAGCTCCTTAGTGGCATTGTAAAGCTTGGAACTGCTGGCGAGGGGGGTGGTGGTTTGTTGGAGTCACATCAATCAAGTGGTCTTCACCCAGCCGAACTTAGCAGCCCAGGGGCATTTATCTTTCTCTCCAAGGACTATCATGTAGAGAATCAGCTGGCCTCCCCTACGAACGGTTTGTTAGCCTCCACCAAAGAACAGAGGTACCAGAGAGGCCTAGAAAGGAAAGAGAGCTGGGGTGATTTTGACCTGAGGGCTGCTGTTCTATATCACACTCAAG